From the Limosilactobacillus panis genome, one window contains:
- a CDS encoding PepSY domain-containing protein encodes MNDSNNTLNPWLIPVTLGASGVAGFVAGKLFGKRPISANRALKLIRHDFAREGTITGSWIDHRRVPFQRYAVKTSAYRGGLTRLEDNEPVNYEFRVDAYTGSLLELKRLADD; translated from the coding sequence ATGAACGATTCAAACAACACGCTTAATCCATGGTTAATTCCGGTGACGCTTGGTGCCTCTGGGGTGGCTGGCTTCGTGGCTGGTAAGTTATTTGGCAAACGACCTATTTCGGCCAACCGGGCACTCAAGCTAATTCGCCATGATTTTGCCCGCGAAGGGACCATCACCGGTAGCTGGATTGACCACCGCCGCGTCCCCTTCCAACGCTACGCCGTTAAGACTAGCGCCTACCGGGGCGGATTGACGCGGCTAGAAGACAATGAACCCGTCAACTACGAGTTCCGGGTGGATGCCTACACCGGCAGCCTGCTGGAACTCAAGCGGTTGGCAGACGATTAA
- a CDS encoding Bax inhibitor-1/YccA family protein produces MNNFPGDSGRRVVADQAGLNTFLTRMYGYMTLAVLVSALSAWQTMTTFRNAVMGYFGVHPGMVWLILLLPFALTMGISFSATRNPVGSFIMLMVVAIIYGVEFALIAGAYTGTNIAAAFVSSAAVFATMTIYGTVTKRDLSKFGSQALAALVALFIAYLINMFLKSPAITYIFSFIAVIIFVVLTAWDAQKMKQIYLNYSTANSVAGLAIIGALQLYLDFINLFISFLQIFGMSDRD; encoded by the coding sequence ATGAATAACTTTCCTGGCGATTCTGGCCGGCGTGTTGTTGCAGACCAGGCTGGTTTAAATACATTCCTGACCCGAATGTACGGATATATGACATTAGCCGTTCTTGTTTCTGCGCTTAGTGCGTGGCAGACAATGACGACTTTCCGGAATGCGGTAATGGGCTACTTTGGGGTCCACCCAGGGATGGTCTGGTTAATCCTGTTATTGCCATTCGCCTTAACAATGGGTATCAGCTTTAGTGCCACCCGGAACCCGGTGGGGAGCTTCATCATGCTAATGGTGGTGGCCATCATCTACGGGGTTGAGTTTGCACTGATTGCCGGAGCCTATACCGGGACGAACATTGCGGCGGCCTTTGTGTCGTCTGCAGCAGTCTTTGCGACGATGACAATCTACGGGACGGTTACCAAGCGAGACCTCAGTAAGTTTGGCTCCCAAGCCCTAGCAGCCCTGGTAGCACTCTTCATTGCCTACCTAATCAACATGTTCCTGAAGAGCCCGGCAATTACTTATATTTTCTCGTTCATTGCGGTAATTATCTTTGTGGTCCTGACCGCATGGGATGCCCAAAAGATGAAGCAGATTTACCTTAATTACAGTACCGCTAATTCAGTCGCGGGACTGGCAATTATCGGTGCTTTACAGTTATATTTAGACTTTATTAACCTCTTCATTTCGTTCCTACAAATTTTTGGAATGAGTGACCGAGATTAA
- the ytpR gene encoding YtpR family tRNA-binding protein, whose amino-acid sequence MLIASYNPSEMGDILVTITAPDNGAQVSKVNKGVAQITTAKDQQLLGYNFMNASQVLPELKGQNGQVFLSDEAVAKLNEQIHAAGFDAEIAADHDPKFVVGYVEELKDHPKSDHLKVTKTRIGADQTVQIVCGSPNVKTGIKVVVARPGAMMPDGKIIWPGALMGVESDGMLCGFRELRMKNAPDKKGLWIIPDDWQEVGEAVDFAKADTFFPAK is encoded by the coding sequence ATGCTAATTGCGAGTTATAATCCCAGCGAAATGGGCGATATTTTAGTAACGATCACGGCGCCAGATAATGGTGCACAGGTAAGCAAGGTCAACAAAGGCGTTGCCCAAATTACCACGGCTAAGGACCAGCAGTTGCTTGGCTACAACTTTATGAACGCAAGCCAGGTTTTACCAGAACTAAAGGGACAAAATGGCCAGGTCTTCTTAAGCGATGAAGCGGTTGCCAAGTTGAACGAGCAGATTCATGCTGCTGGCTTTGATGCAGAGATTGCCGCGGACCACGACCCAAAGTTTGTGGTGGGATATGTTGAAGAATTAAAGGACCACCCGAAGTCCGACCACTTGAAAGTTACTAAGACCCGGATCGGTGCTGACCAAACCGTCCAGATTGTTTGCGGGTCACCAAATGTTAAGACAGGTATTAAGGTAGTTGTTGCGCGGCCCGGTGCAATGATGCCTGATGGTAAGATTATTTGGCCAGGGGCCCTCATGGGGGTAGAAAGTGACGGGATGCTTTGCGGCTTCCGTGAATTACGGATGAAGAATGCTCCCGACAAGAAGGGCCTGTGGATTATTCCTGATGACTGGCAAGAAGTTGGTGAAGCTGTCGACTTTGCTAAGGCTGACACCTTCTTCCCCGCTAAATAA
- a CDS encoding thioredoxin family protein: protein MENLPVMKEDQLQQKLAKGKYVLFFTAGWCPDCRFIKPAMPEIEKDFSEFTFLQVDRDENIDLAAELNIFGIPSFVAYADGKEIGRFVNKDRKTKQQVEDFLRKLK, encoded by the coding sequence ATGGAAAATTTACCCGTTATGAAAGAAGACCAATTACAACAGAAGCTGGCGAAAGGGAAGTATGTTCTATTCTTTACGGCTGGCTGGTGCCCGGACTGCCGTTTTATCAAACCGGCAATGCCCGAGATTGAAAAGGATTTTTCGGAATTCACCTTCCTACAAGTTGATCGGGACGAAAACATTGACCTGGCGGCGGAACTAAATATTTTTGGTATCCCCAGCTTTGTTGCCTACGCGGATGGTAAAGAAATTGGCCGTTTTGTCAATAAAGATCGAAAAACCAAGCAACAAGTGGAAGATTTTTTGCGTAAATTGAAGTAA
- the murC gene encoding UDP-N-acetylmuramate--L-alanine ligase translates to METKTYYFIGIKGTGMASLARILHDKGNTVLGSDIEKETFTQGPLLKAGIKILPFDPANLEAGMTVIKGNAFSDDHPEVRQAKKMSLPILTYPEAVENEVVNHTSIGIAGAHGKTSTTALLSHVLAAVEPTSYLIGDGVGKGSAGDRFFVFEADEYRDHFLAYHPDYAIMTNIDFDHPDYFKDIDDVRASFETYGRQVKKAIFAWGDDANLRKLDVDVPVYYYGTGEKDDFRAENIKRTPAGSTYDAYFKDQKLGTFTIHLYGEHSILNSLAVLAVAYMEHVDMDQIKKELANFRGVKRRFSETDVAGDKLIDDYAHHPNEIKATIDAARQKFPDKQVVAVFQPHTYSRLAAYIDDFAKTLSRADKVYVTPIFASIREKSGSVSSEDLEAKIPNSEGIDMDSIDKLCQYHDAVVIFMGAGDIEKYEDKFKELLNN, encoded by the coding sequence ATGGAAACGAAGACTTATTATTTTATTGGTATTAAGGGGACCGGGATGGCTTCTTTGGCCCGGATTCTTCACGACAAGGGCAACACGGTATTAGGATCGGACATTGAAAAAGAAACGTTCACCCAGGGCCCGTTGCTAAAGGCAGGAATCAAGATCTTGCCTTTTGACCCGGCCAACTTGGAGGCGGGAATGACGGTGATCAAGGGGAATGCCTTTTCTGATGACCATCCAGAAGTCCGGCAGGCGAAGAAGATGAGTCTACCAATCTTGACCTATCCGGAAGCAGTTGAAAACGAGGTTGTCAACCACACCAGCATCGGGATTGCTGGGGCCCACGGGAAGACCAGTACCACGGCACTGTTATCCCACGTTTTAGCGGCGGTTGAGCCAACTAGCTACCTCATTGGTGATGGGGTTGGCAAGGGGAGTGCTGGCGACCGTTTCTTCGTCTTTGAAGCGGACGAGTACCGTGACCATTTCTTGGCATACCACCCAGACTACGCCATCATGACAAACATTGACTTCGACCACCCGGACTACTTTAAGGATATTGACGATGTGCGGGCATCATTTGAAACTTACGGTCGGCAGGTTAAGAAGGCTATCTTTGCTTGGGGTGACGACGCTAACCTGCGGAAGCTGGACGTTGACGTTCCCGTCTACTATTACGGGACAGGTGAAAAGGATGACTTCCGGGCAGAAAATATCAAGCGGACGCCGGCTGGATCTACCTACGATGCCTACTTTAAAGACCAAAAGCTAGGAACCTTCACCATCCACCTTTATGGTGAACATAGTATCTTAAATAGCTTGGCTGTCCTGGCCGTTGCCTACATGGAACATGTCGACATGGACCAAATCAAGAAGGAACTGGCTAACTTCCGTGGAGTTAAGCGGCGCTTTAGTGAAACAGACGTGGCCGGGGATAAGCTGATTGATGACTATGCCCACCACCCGAACGAGATCAAGGCAACAATCGATGCGGCCCGGCAAAAGTTCCCTGACAAGCAGGTTGTGGCGGTTTTCCAACCCCACACTTACTCGCGGCTGGCGGCTTACATCGATGACTTTGCTAAGACCCTCTCGCGTGCTGATAAGGTCTACGTGACCCCAATCTTTGCTTCCATTCGGGAAAAGAGCGGTAGCGTTTCGAGTGAAGACTTGGAAGCCAAGATTCCGAATAGCGAAGGAATTGATATGGACTCAATCGACAAGTTGTGCCAGTACCACGATGCCGTGGTGATTTTTATGGGTGCTGGGGATATTGAGAAGTACGAGGATAAATTCAAAGAATTGCTTAACAATTAA
- a CDS encoding IS1182 family transposase, which produces MYQNYTIGQTEFVLSYNYDLPQNHIARLISDFVDSIPQNVLLEDSGAATGRPSSHPAIMLKILLFAYARQTYSGRKIEMMLDENLPMRWLAHDYAYSYHTINNFRRSQHASKLIKHAFVYFTMALKDHGLIQNDAVFIDGTKVEADANKYSFTWRRAVEKYHAKLREKTSKLYEELVEKQVVQEMAPELVTSAEGMEVMEQELAEKITKLDEEIKQEPKIIKGGSVRKRRRRFLKKLRHQLSNDLIPRAKKYERAEDIFQGRNSYSKTDHDATFMCMKEDPMMNRELKPGYNLQIATHKQFVLDYGLFSNPTDTRTLVPFLTQFHALDFFKHIVADAGYGSEYNYTMILDQFEKQPVIPYTTYQKEQKHKFKNDPTKSQNWQYNAEDDYYIDHLGVRFSFYRYSRRTDKYGFERDFKLYRADKHQLSEQLDELAKTPSGRQRYMQVNPTWNYYKAKVKATLSSDEGKAIYRRRKFDVEPVFGHMKRDFGIRRTHLRGQRAVENDIGLALMALNLTKFGQSISRLATNFINNLKSGL; this is translated from the coding sequence ATGTATCAAAATTATACCATAGGACAAACCGAATTCGTACTAAGCTATAACTATGATTTACCACAAAATCATATTGCGCGGCTAATTAGTGATTTTGTCGACTCGATTCCACAAAATGTGCTATTAGAAGATTCAGGAGCGGCTACCGGCCGCCCTTCATCGCATCCAGCAATTATGCTTAAGATTCTCTTGTTTGCCTACGCACGTCAAACTTATTCTGGAAGAAAGATTGAAATGATGTTGGATGAGAACCTGCCAATGCGTTGGTTAGCTCATGATTATGCTTATAGCTACCATACCATTAATAACTTTCGACGCAGTCAGCACGCTAGTAAGCTAATTAAACATGCCTTTGTTTACTTTACCATGGCTTTGAAAGATCACGGACTAATTCAAAATGATGCAGTTTTTATCGATGGGACCAAGGTAGAAGCCGATGCCAATAAATATTCATTTACTTGGCGACGGGCAGTTGAAAAGTATCACGCTAAGTTAAGAGAAAAGACGAGTAAGCTTTATGAGGAACTAGTAGAAAAACAAGTGGTGCAAGAAATGGCACCCGAGCTGGTTACTTCTGCCGAAGGCATGGAAGTAATGGAACAAGAACTTGCGGAGAAAATCACTAAGTTAGATGAAGAGATTAAGCAAGAACCAAAAATCATCAAAGGTGGTTCAGTTAGAAAACGGCGCCGTCGTTTTCTAAAAAAACTTCGCCATCAATTAAGCAACGACCTAATTCCGCGTGCCAAAAAGTATGAACGTGCCGAAGATATCTTCCAAGGTCGTAATAGCTATTCCAAGACTGATCATGATGCGACTTTTATGTGTATGAAGGAAGATCCGATGATGAATCGGGAGTTAAAGCCCGGCTATAACCTGCAAATCGCTACACATAAGCAATTTGTCCTTGATTACGGGCTCTTTTCAAATCCAACTGACACCAGGACCTTAGTGCCATTCCTTACCCAGTTTCATGCTTTAGATTTCTTTAAGCATATCGTTGCCGATGCCGGTTATGGTAGTGAGTACAATTACACAATGATTCTTGATCAGTTTGAAAAGCAGCCTGTTATTCCATACACAACTTATCAAAAGGAACAGAAACATAAATTTAAAAACGATCCAACTAAATCACAAAATTGGCAGTATAATGCCGAAGATGATTACTACATCGATCATTTAGGAGTTCGCTTTAGCTTTTATCGGTATAGTAGGCGAACCGATAAATATGGTTTCGAACGTGATTTCAAACTCTACCGAGCGGATAAGCACCAACTGTCAGAACAATTGGATGAGTTGGCAAAAACACCAAGTGGTCGGCAACGCTATATGCAGGTTAACCCAACGTGGAATTATTACAAGGCTAAAGTAAAAGCAACCCTCTCAAGTGACGAAGGCAAGGCAATTTATCGTCGACGAAAGTTCGACGTTGAGCCAGTCTTTGGTCACATGAAGAGGGATTTTGGCATACGCCGAACTCATCTACGCGGACAACGGGCTGTGGAAAATGACATTGGGCTAGCCTTGATGGCATTAAATCTAACGAAATTTGGTCAATCAATTAGTCGATTGGCGACTAATTTTATAAATAATTTAAAATCCGGACTATGA
- the polA gene encoding DNA polymerase I — translation MAKQLLLIDGNSIVFRAFFAMHNQIDKFTNKDGLHTAAIYGFKLMLDHVLDNFHPDAALVAFDAGKKTFRAKMYADYKGGRNKTPEELMEQLPYVHQLVKVSGLHSYELKNYEADDIIGTLAKEADDAGYKTLVVTGDRDLTQLASDHTTVAVTHKGVTDTEHYTPTHVEEKLGITPKQIIDMKALMGDTSDNYPGVTKVGEKTAIKLVKQFGSVENLYDHIDDLKKSKMKEHLIEDEDVARQCKTLATILRDAPLEISLKDLKYEGEQTEELIDFYQQMGFKSFLAKMNVAPEEGEDQVKPVTYTELTADNLSELNQLSGEVSFYLEMPEANYHLSPFAGFALGDGSHWFVSRDAELLKQGPLKKLLESTTIHKNVFNAKAHIVGLHRLGIELAAVDFDLLLASYLLNTNDNSNDLGQVALEHDYHDVRTDEEVYGKGAKRAIPDDDETFFTHLVQKVRAINDLKAPLFTKLNQNKQTPLYTDIELPLTRVLAKMEITGVHVDAQTLKNMGSKLKERLADIESGIYEEAGEEFNINSTKQLGHILFEKLKLPVIKKTKTGYSTAVDVLEKLADRAPIVEQILEYRQIAKLQSTYITGLLKVIHSSDQKIHTRYLQTLTQTGRLSSVDPNLQNIPVRLPEGRLIRQAFVPSHTGWQIFSSDYSQVELRVLAHITGDKNLQEDFRNGEDIHASTARRIFHLGSGAEIDRNMRRRAKAVNFGIVYGISDYGLAQRIHVSRAQAHEFIQNYFKEFPGVKDYIDNTIAFAREHGYVETITHRRRYLPDIHAKSFNRRSFAERTAMNTPIQGSAADIIKIAMIRMQRELDQRQLKAKMLLQIHDELVFEAPQEEIPVLKKLVPQVMDSAVDLDVPLKVDSKVGDTWYDLK, via the coding sequence ATGGCCAAACAATTATTACTGATTGATGGAAATAGTATTGTTTTTCGGGCATTCTTTGCAATGCACAACCAAATCGATAAGTTTACTAATAAGGACGGTCTGCACACCGCAGCAATCTACGGCTTTAAATTAATGTTGGACCACGTCCTTGATAACTTCCACCCGGACGCTGCCCTGGTGGCTTTTGATGCCGGCAAGAAGACCTTCCGGGCCAAAATGTATGCCGATTACAAGGGGGGACGGAACAAGACACCAGAAGAGCTGATGGAACAGTTACCCTATGTCCACCAGTTGGTAAAGGTCAGTGGGCTCCATAGCTATGAATTAAAGAACTACGAAGCTGACGATATCATCGGGACCCTTGCTAAGGAAGCTGACGACGCTGGTTACAAGACGCTAGTGGTCACTGGGGACCGTGACCTTACCCAATTGGCAAGTGACCATACCACGGTTGCCGTCACTCATAAGGGGGTTACGGATACTGAACACTACACACCGACTCACGTGGAGGAAAAACTTGGCATCACTCCTAAGCAGATTATCGATATGAAGGCCCTGATGGGGGATACTTCGGATAATTACCCCGGCGTCACTAAGGTTGGTGAAAAGACTGCCATCAAGCTGGTAAAGCAGTTCGGCTCGGTTGAAAACCTCTATGACCACATTGACGACCTGAAGAAGAGCAAGATGAAGGAACACCTGATTGAGGATGAAGATGTTGCCCGTCAATGCAAGACCTTAGCAACGATTCTCCGGGACGCGCCTTTAGAGATCAGTCTGAAGGACCTGAAATACGAGGGTGAGCAGACGGAAGAATTAATTGACTTTTACCAGCAGATGGGCTTTAAGTCCTTCCTGGCTAAGATGAACGTTGCCCCCGAAGAGGGGGAAGACCAGGTTAAGCCAGTTACCTATACCGAATTAACGGCCGATAACCTTAGCGAGCTTAACCAACTGAGTGGTGAGGTCAGCTTCTACCTCGAAATGCCAGAAGCTAACTACCACCTGTCACCATTTGCTGGCTTTGCCCTGGGGGATGGCAGTCACTGGTTTGTCAGTCGGGACGCCGAGTTGCTTAAACAGGGCCCATTGAAGAAGCTCCTGGAGTCAACAACGATTCACAAGAACGTCTTTAATGCCAAGGCACATATTGTTGGTTTGCATAGGCTCGGCATCGAACTGGCGGCGGTCGACTTTGACCTCCTGCTTGCTTCCTACCTACTTAATACTAATGATAACAGTAACGATCTTGGTCAGGTGGCCTTGGAACATGATTACCATGATGTTCGTACCGATGAAGAGGTATACGGCAAGGGTGCTAAGCGGGCCATCCCCGATGACGATGAGACCTTTTTTACCCACCTTGTCCAGAAAGTCCGGGCAATTAATGATCTGAAAGCGCCTCTCTTTACAAAACTTAATCAAAATAAGCAGACCCCGCTCTATACCGACATTGAGTTACCACTGACCAGGGTTCTGGCAAAAATGGAGATTACCGGTGTCCACGTTGATGCCCAAACCCTTAAAAACATGGGCAGTAAGCTTAAGGAACGGTTAGCTGACATTGAAAGCGGCATTTACGAAGAGGCCGGCGAGGAGTTTAATATCAATTCCACTAAGCAGCTGGGCCATATTCTCTTTGAAAAACTGAAGTTACCAGTTATCAAGAAGACCAAGACGGGGTACTCAACGGCCGTGGACGTTTTGGAGAAACTGGCTGACCGGGCCCCAATTGTTGAACAAATCCTGGAATACCGGCAGATTGCTAAGTTACAGTCAACTTACATTACCGGCCTTTTGAAAGTTATTCACTCCAGCGACCAGAAAATCCATACTCGTTACCTTCAGACCCTGACGCAGACAGGGCGGCTCTCGTCCGTTGACCCGAACCTGCAAAATATCCCTGTTCGTCTGCCGGAAGGGCGGTTGATTCGGCAGGCCTTCGTGCCTAGCCATACCGGCTGGCAAATCTTCTCGTCTGACTACTCCCAGGTTGAATTACGGGTCCTAGCCCACATTACTGGGGATAAGAATCTCCAGGAAGACTTTAGAAACGGTGAGGATATTCACGCAAGTACGGCCCGGCGAATCTTCCACCTAGGGTCGGGTGCTGAAATTGACCGCAACATGCGGCGGCGGGCCAAGGCCGTTAACTTCGGCATTGTCTATGGTATCAGTGACTATGGTCTTGCCCAGCGGATTCACGTTAGTCGGGCGCAGGCCCACGAGTTCATCCAGAATTACTTCAAGGAGTTCCCTGGTGTTAAGGACTACATTGATAATACAATCGCCTTTGCCCGGGAGCACGGTTATGTGGAGACCATTACGCACCGACGTCGTTACCTACCGGACATCCACGCGAAGAGTTTTAACCGGCGGTCATTTGCGGAACGGACGGCAATGAACACGCCAATTCAGGGTAGTGCGGCTGACATCATTAAAATTGCGATGATTCGGATGCAAAGAGAGCTTGATCAGCGTCAGCTTAAGGCTAAGATGCTTCTCCAGATCCATGATGAATTGGTCTTTGAAGCGCCGCAAGAAGAGATTCCGGTTTTGAAGAAGCTGGTACCGCAGGTAATGGACTCAGCTGTGGACTTGGATGTGCCGTTAAAGGTTGATAGTAAGGTCGGCGACACTTGGTACGACCTTAAGTAA